The proteins below are encoded in one region of Lactuca sativa cultivar Salinas chromosome 3, Lsat_Salinas_v11, whole genome shotgun sequence:
- the LOC111877843 gene encoding receptor-like protein EIX2, producing MPFKFLDLSQNKLIGPLTNLPNIGKFDVFGYGFYPGLFLQDNLFNGSIPRSLCRRTDLFLLDLSKNRLTEKKIPKCLANLQMLQGMKFSSNKKSGVIPKSIVLFSSSLLGLKLNDNMFRGELPGEWGNLKGLMVLDFGDDKFFGNIPERIGEKLPYLMVLRLRGNNFTGGIPRSVCNVSELQILDVAFKNLTGIIPYCLGRLSAMVYRSLDGSLTFVDAEYENVNQVVKGVDREYTTAWQIMFNMDHSSNNLVGGIPVELTALSMLMGLKLSNNHLSGLIPESIGNMTKLESLDFSKNELTGIIPPSMASLNFLSRLNLSHNNLFGEIPTGNQLQTLDDLSIYIGNKDLCGAPLPKNYSSHEDPTTHEKKDETPDGPTKVCLYLDIIFGFAIGFSGVIGVLLFKKQWRQKLFMFSEETMNKIYVDVVVRVAKIKRGREAL from the coding sequence ATGCCCTTCAAGTTCTTAGATCTCTCTCAAAACAAACTCATCGGTCCTTTGACAAACCTTCCTAATATTGGGAAATTTGATGTGTTTGGATATGGATTTTACCCAGGATTATTTCTGCAAGATAACCTTTTTAATGGGTCGATTCCAAGGTCACTGTGCCGAAGGACAGATTTATTCCTTCTGGATCTTTCCAAAAATAGGTTAACTGAAAAAAAAATTCCCAAGTGTCTTGCGAATCTGCAAATGTTGCAGGGCATGAAATTTAGCTCAAATAAGAAGTCTGGTGTCATTCCAAAATCCATAGTTCTTTTTTCTTCATCGTTGCTTGGGTTAAAACTGAATGACAATATGTTTAGAGGTGAACTTCCTGGAGAATGGGGGAATTTAAAAGGCCTAATGGTCTTAGATTTTGGTGATGATAAATTTTTTGGGAATATACCAGAAAGGATCGGAGAAAAACTTCCATATTTGATGGTTTTAAGGTTACGCGGAAATAACTTCACCGGTGGAATTCCTCGATCTGTGTGCAATGTTTCAGAACTTCAAATTTTGGATGTTGCATTCAAAAACTTAACAGGAATCATCCCTTATTGTCTAGGACGGTTGAGTGCCATGGTATACCGTAGCTTAGATGGGAGTCTTACCTTTGTGGATGCTGAGTATGAGAATGTGAATCAAGTCGTGAAAGGTGTTGATCGCGAATATACAACAGCATGGCAAATAATGTTCAACATGGATCATTCAAGCAATAATCTTGTCGGAGGGATACCGGTCGAGCTAACTGCGCTTTCTATGTTGATGGGTCTCAAATTGTCTAATAATCATCTAAGTGGGCTCATTCCCGAAAGCATTGGAAACATGACGAAGTTAGAATCTTTGGACTTCTCAAAAAATGAGTTGACTGGGATAATCCCTCCAAGCATGGCCTCTTTAAACTTTTTGAGCCGCTTgaatttgtcacacaacaacttgtTTGGAGAAATTCCAACAGGAAATCAATTGCAGACCCTTGATGATCTGTCAATATATATTGGCAACAAAGATCTATGTGGAGCTCCATTGCCAAAGAATTACTCAAGCCATGAAGACCCAACAACGCATGAGAAGAAAGATGAAACGCCTGATGGGCCGACGAAGGTATGTTTGTACCTAGATATAATATTTGGTTTTGCAATAGGGTTTTCGGGTGTTATTGGCGTTTTGTTGTTCAAGAAGCAGTGGAGACAGAAGCTTTTCATGTTTTCTGAGGAAACCATGAACAAGATATATGTTGATGTTGTGGTAAGAGTTGCCAAGATTAAGAGAGGAAGAGAAGCCTTATAG